The nucleotide sequence TTTCGCACCACCCGCGCCTGCACGCGGCCGAGCATGACCTGCGATTTCATCGGCGGCTTGGTCTCTGCCGCGATGGCCGCGCCCGACAGCGACATGTCGATGATGCGGCAGGTCATCTTGGTGCCGTCCTCGAGCGTCAGCACCGCGATCGGGTTGCGCGGGATGATACGGTCGTGGCGGCGATCCTCCGGCAGGTTGAGGATGTCGCGGTTGGCGAGCCAGGTCAGCTGCGCGGCGAGCTTGTCGCGCTTGCGGGCGGTGGCCCCGATCGTCATCGCGAAGCCGTTGTCGATGATGCGGGTGATCTTGCCCTCGACGCGGCCAATATGGTCGAGATAGGCGATCACGCGGTCGCCGACATTGCCGATGCCGGGCGCGAGCAGCGCCAGGCCGCCTGGCGACATGTTGATCACTTGGCAGGGAAACTCACGGCGATCCGGCAGCATGTAGCGGCCGAGCAGGTGGACCTTGACCCGCTGGAAACGGCGGCGCTCCTCGGCGGCCGGAAGAGATTGTTTGATGTTCGGCAACGCCATGTTTCGCCACTCAAAGCCGGCTCTTTACAGGACCGGACGATCCAGCAACGAAACTAAATGCTGCACGGTTAATTCAGCGTTATCGCAGCGCCGCGGGCGTTCATGTTGTTCGCGCTTTGCGGGAGGCGCACGCCGCATGTCGCAGCTCGTCTGCAAGCTGCGACGACAGATCAGCGCAGGCCCTCATACACCATCAGCCCACGCGCCAGCGCCAGCTTGCGCAGCGCGCGCGGCACGATCGGCTGGACGGGCGGATGGATGTAGCGCCACGACACCATCTCCAGCGGCCCGAGCGCGCCCTGCGGCGTCTCGAACGGGGCGAGCAGGCCGGTCAGGCTGATCGGCTCATGCGCGCGCATGGCGAACGGCAGCAGCAACAGCTCGAAATGCGCCGTGGTGCGATCGGGCGCCACAGCCGTCACGCCGGCGATGGCCGGAAGCGTCTCCTCGCAGACCACGGACGCGATCTCTTCGATCTCGTGGCGGCTGGCCGACGAGAACTGTGCGGCGAAGCTCTTGTCCTTCACATCGCCGCCGAGCAGGGCGCACAGCCGCGTGCCGGCCATCCGGAACGGAAAGCCGCTGTCGGGATCGCAGGACAGCACGAAGATGTCGCCGAGCAGCTCGCGCACGGCCTGTGGCTCGAAGTCGCCGCGCTCCGGCGCCTTCGCATGGCCGCGTCTGTCGTTCCAATAGGCGAAGAGCTCGCGATTGGACGGATGTTTCATCGGATAGATCCCTCGCGCCCTCGACGTTGTCAGGACATCGCTGTCCCGCTTTCGTCCAGGCGCCTCCCTGGTTGTTTGTGCAGGAGGGGCTGTGCAGCGTCCATGCCGATGGTGCGATCGTGCCGGCTTTACCCCGACCTTCCGCGCGTTAAGGTTAAATTAACGATGTACTTGGCGGCGGCCACGGGATCGTTAAGAAAGCGTTCATGCCATAGCGGCCGGACGAGATCCGCCGCGATCCGGCGAGGTACACGAAGGCGGCGTCAAACAAGTCCGGTCGTCGCGACGGGGAGGGGTGGGGAACATAACCCTGGGCTCTCCGGACGCGCAAACAAACCGGCGGATCTCATGAGGGAGAGCTTTCTCAGGGCTCTCCCTCTTTTCTTTTCTGGATCGCCGTCGTTTTCGGG is from Bradyrhizobium sp. ORS 285 and encodes:
- a CDS encoding PAS domain-containing protein; this encodes MKHPSNRELFAYWNDRRGHAKAPERGDFEPQAVRELLGDIFVLSCDPDSGFPFRMAGTRLCALLGGDVKDKSFAAQFSSASRHEIEEIASVVCEETLPAIAGVTAVAPDRTTAHFELLLLPFAMRAHEPISLTGLLAPFETPQGALGPLEMVSWRYIHPPVQPIVPRALRKLALARGLMVYEGLR
- a CDS encoding PilZ domain-containing protein, whose protein sequence is MALPNIKQSLPAAEERRRFQRVKVHLLGRYMLPDRREFPCQVINMSPGGLALLAPGIGNVGDRVIAYLDHIGRVEGKITRIIDNGFAMTIGATARKRDKLAAQLTWLANRDILNLPEDRRHDRIIPRNPIAVLTLEDGTKMTCRIIDMSLSGAAIAAETKPPMKSQVMLGRVQARVVRNLEGGFAIEFIHAQLAETLEESVTAR